A genomic window from Paenibacillus sp. FSL K6-0276 includes:
- a CDS encoding GNAT family N-acetyltransferase: MIIKLNLQDDSTVNELWSLQHKAYRLEAELIGFREIPPLMETREMLSHSKEDFYGCFDEDEELMGAIAIEEESPGKLTITRMMVGPDFFRRGIASRLLEYVFEHFSGMEQYIVSTGKLNLPAVSLYRKHGFVATGSQEVAPGVELIEFYRSGSL; the protein is encoded by the coding sequence ATAATTATTAAGCTAAACCTGCAGGATGATAGTACCGTTAATGAACTATGGAGCCTCCAGCATAAGGCCTACCGACTGGAAGCCGAGTTAATAGGGTTTCGTGAGATTCCGCCGCTTATGGAGACGAGAGAGATGCTCAGCCATTCTAAAGAGGACTTTTACGGCTGCTTCGATGAAGATGAAGAGCTGATGGGTGCGATTGCTATAGAGGAAGAATCCCCGGGCAAACTTACGATTACGCGGATGATGGTGGGTCCGGATTTTTTCCGTAGAGGTATTGCAAGCAGACTCTTGGAATATGTGTTTGAACATTTTTCAGGGATGGAGCAATACATCGTATCTACGGGGAAACTAAATTTGCCTGCGGTTTCTTTGTACAGAAAGCATGGTTTTGTAGCTACTGGGTCGCAGGAAGTTGCTCCCGGTGTAGAATTGATTGAATTTTATCGGAGTGGTTCACTTTGA
- the gatB gene encoding Asp-tRNA(Asn)/Glu-tRNA(Gln) amidotransferase subunit GatB — MSKYETVIGLEVHVELHTNSKIFCGCSTEFGAPPNTHTCPVCLGHPGVLPVLNKQAVDYAMKAAMALNCTIGDVSKFDRKNYFYPDSPKAYQISQFDQPIGLNGWIDIEVNGETKRIGITRLHLEEDAGKLTHVDGGFASLVDFNRVGTPLIEIVSEPDLRSPEEARAYLEKIRAIMQYCDVSDVKMEEGSMRCDANISLRPEGQEEFGIRAELKNMNSFRGVLRGLEYEQYRQAEILDDGGVVVQETRRWDEAQGKTLSMRGKEEAHDYRYFPDPDLIVLHIDDAWKESIRSTIPELPDARQARYSEELGLTAYDAGVITSSKPLADFFEGCLAYTQDAKAVANWIMGDLLAYLNSNNLELPQVKITPQGLGEMIGLITGGTISSKIAKTVFKEMLESGKLPAAIVEEKGLVQISDEGAIKGIVEAVVAANPQSVEDYKAGKQKAIGFLVGQVMKESKGKANPGLANKLLIEVLSN, encoded by the coding sequence ATGTCTAAATACGAAACGGTCATCGGCTTGGAAGTTCACGTAGAGCTTCATACCAACTCCAAAATCTTTTGCGGATGCTCCACTGAATTTGGAGCCCCACCTAACACTCATACCTGTCCTGTCTGCTTGGGTCATCCCGGCGTATTGCCAGTGCTCAACAAACAAGCGGTAGATTACGCTATGAAAGCAGCGATGGCACTGAATTGCACCATTGGTGATGTTAGTAAATTCGACCGCAAGAACTATTTTTACCCGGATTCACCGAAAGCTTATCAGATCTCACAATTTGATCAGCCTATCGGTTTGAACGGCTGGATTGACATTGAAGTTAATGGAGAGACGAAACGGATCGGTATTACCCGTCTTCATTTGGAAGAGGATGCAGGTAAGCTCACTCACGTAGATGGTGGTTTTGCGTCGCTTGTCGATTTCAACCGAGTAGGAACACCGCTTATCGAAATCGTATCTGAGCCAGACTTGCGCTCCCCAGAGGAAGCTCGTGCATATCTGGAGAAAATCCGTGCCATCATGCAATACTGCGACGTATCCGATGTCAAGATGGAAGAGGGATCGATGCGCTGTGACGCGAACATCAGTCTACGACCAGAAGGGCAAGAAGAATTCGGCATTAGAGCAGAGCTTAAGAACATGAACTCCTTCCGTGGTGTGCTTCGTGGTCTGGAGTATGAACAATATCGTCAAGCTGAGATTCTGGATGATGGTGGAGTGGTTGTTCAGGAGACTCGTCGCTGGGATGAAGCACAAGGGAAAACTTTATCCATGCGTGGTAAAGAAGAAGCACATGATTATCGTTATTTCCCAGATCCGGATCTGATCGTGCTGCACATTGATGATGCCTGGAAAGAATCTATTCGCTCGACGATTCCGGAACTACCGGACGCAAGACAAGCTCGCTATAGTGAAGAACTGGGTCTTACAGCTTATGATGCTGGCGTGATCACGTCCTCTAAACCGTTAGCGGACTTTTTCGAAGGATGTCTTGCTTATACGCAGGATGCCAAGGCTGTAGCTAACTGGATCATGGGTGATCTGCTTGCTTATTTGAATAGTAATAACCTGGAATTGCCTCAGGTCAAAATTACGCCGCAAGGGCTCGGAGAAATGATCGGCCTCATTACAGGTGGGACGATCAGCAGCAAGATCGCTAAAACTGTATTTAAAGAAATGCTAGAGAGCGGTAAATTGCCTGCTGCAATCGTCGAGGAAAAAGGTTTGGTACAAATCAGCGATGAAGGTGCCATTAAAGGAATTGTGGAAGCCGTTGTAGCAGCTAACCCACAATCTGTAGAGGATTATAAAGCAGGAAAACAGAAAGCCATTGGTTTCCTAGTGGGACAAGTTATGAAGGAAAGTAAAGGCAAGGCGAATCCAGGTTTAGCGAATAAACTTCTGATCGAGGTATTGAGCAACTAA
- the gatA gene encoding Asp-tRNA(Asn)/Glu-tRNA(Gln) amidotransferase subunit GatA, producing the protein MSLFQNRLPEVHRMLTSKEVSVSELTEESLAIIAERDKKVNAFLTLNEEGARASARTLDDKLASGAARGLLFGLPAGIKDNIVTKGLRTTCASQFLKDFQPIYNATVASKLQQADAVTIGKLNMDEFAMGGSNENSSFGPVRNPWDLERVPGGSSGGSAAAVAAGEVFFSLGSDTGGSIRQPASYCGVVGLKPTYGLVSRYGLVAFASSLDQIGPLTRNVEDSAYVLQAIAGYDAQDSTSAKVEIPDYLSSLTGDVSGLRIAVPKEYLGAGVDASVRETVLSALKVLEGMGAVWEEVSLPHTEYAVAAYYLLSSSEASSNLARFDGVRYGVRVDEGGGLLDLYQNSRSRGFGPEVKRRIMLGTYALSSGYYDAYYLKAQKVRTLIKQDFDDIFKKYDVVIGPTAPTTAFKLGSQTEDPLTMYLNDILTIPVSLAGIPAVSVPCGFAEGMPVGLQIIGKEFDESTILRVAHAFEQHTDHHKQRPQL; encoded by the coding sequence TTGAGCCTGTTTCAAAATCGATTGCCTGAAGTACACCGTATGTTAACTTCTAAAGAAGTATCGGTCAGTGAACTGACTGAAGAATCGCTGGCGATTATCGCTGAGCGGGATAAGAAAGTAAATGCGTTTTTGACCTTGAACGAGGAGGGCGCTCGTGCGTCTGCACGCACTTTGGACGACAAACTGGCATCTGGAGCAGCACGTGGGTTGCTGTTTGGTCTTCCTGCCGGAATTAAGGATAATATTGTAACTAAAGGACTGCGTACGACCTGTGCCAGCCAATTTTTGAAGGATTTTCAACCGATTTATAACGCAACTGTAGCTTCTAAACTGCAACAGGCAGACGCTGTAACGATCGGTAAATTGAATATGGATGAATTCGCGATGGGCGGATCTAACGAGAACTCAAGCTTTGGGCCTGTGCGTAACCCTTGGGATCTTGAACGTGTTCCTGGAGGATCAAGTGGTGGATCTGCTGCAGCAGTAGCTGCGGGTGAAGTGTTCTTCTCACTTGGTTCGGATACTGGGGGTTCAATCCGCCAGCCTGCTTCCTATTGCGGCGTTGTAGGTCTCAAACCTACATACGGCCTTGTATCACGTTACGGACTGGTGGCCTTTGCTTCCTCTCTTGATCAGATTGGCCCACTTACGCGTAATGTAGAAGATTCTGCATATGTGCTTCAAGCGATTGCTGGTTATGATGCACAGGACTCTACTTCAGCTAAGGTAGAAATTCCTGATTATTTGAGTTCACTGACTGGTGATGTTTCCGGACTTCGCATTGCTGTACCTAAGGAATACTTGGGAGCAGGTGTCGATGCTTCTGTGCGTGAGACAGTCTTGTCTGCACTTAAGGTGCTGGAAGGAATGGGCGCTGTCTGGGAGGAAGTTTCATTACCACATACGGAATACGCAGTAGCGGCTTATTATTTGCTTTCCTCTTCGGAAGCTTCATCTAACCTTGCCCGGTTTGACGGTGTGCGTTATGGCGTACGTGTAGATGAAGGCGGAGGATTACTTGATCTGTACCAAAACTCCCGCAGTCGCGGCTTTGGCCCTGAGGTAAAACGTCGTATTATGCTAGGGACTTATGCGCTAAGCTCCGGGTATTACGATGCTTATTATTTAAAAGCACAAAAAGTGCGTACTTTGATTAAACAGGATTTTGATGACATCTTTAAAAAATATGATGTGGTCATCGGCCCAACAGCGCCTACGACAGCATTCAAATTAGGTTCACAGACTGAAGATCCGCTGACCATGTATCTGAACGATATTCTCACGATTCCTGTGAGCTTGGCAGGTATTCCTGCAGTTAGCGTTCCTTGTGGCTTTGCGGAAGGCATGCCAGTAGGTCTGCAAATTATCGGTAAAGAATTTGACGAGAGCACGATTCTGCGTGTTGCTCACGCTTTTGAACAACATACTGATCATCACAAGCAGCGTCCACAGCTGTAG
- the gatC gene encoding Asp-tRNA(Asn)/Glu-tRNA(Gln) amidotransferase subunit GatC: MSITVKDVQHVAKLARLQLSPEEEATFTEQMNAILQYAEKLNELDTENVKPTTHVLQVSNVMRDDVVKESLTQEEALLNAPDDEDGHFKVPAVLE; encoded by the coding sequence ATGAGCATTACCGTTAAAGATGTGCAGCATGTGGCCAAGCTGGCTCGTCTGCAATTGAGCCCGGAAGAAGAGGCAACCTTTACAGAACAAATGAATGCTATTTTACAATATGCTGAAAAGTTGAATGAGCTAGATACGGAGAATGTGAAGCCGACCACGCATGTACTGCAGGTTAGTAATGTGATGCGTGATGATGTTGTGAAGGAAAGCCTAACGCAAGAGGAAGCACTTCTTAACGCGCCGGATGATGAAGACGGACATTTCAAGGTTCCAGCTGTTTTGGAATAA
- a CDS encoding ATPase gives MLRLGEKIVIVADAFEQSLPIGEYGYLIAYDRNPDNAFDYVIRVPEANRNFYVPAEDIEAEEHLLVAEAERATHEALIDYALSTYNEKLFHHLMNGEDMDTEETESTSSESMSQADFIKQVNLRAWI, from the coding sequence ATGCTGCGTTTAGGAGAGAAGATTGTCATTGTTGCGGACGCTTTCGAGCAGAGTCTTCCTATCGGGGAATACGGCTACCTAATTGCTTACGACCGCAATCCCGATAATGCGTTTGACTATGTTATACGTGTACCGGAGGCTAATAGGAACTTTTATGTTCCGGCTGAGGACATTGAGGCGGAAGAACATTTATTAGTAGCTGAGGCTGAGAGAGCAACGCATGAAGCGTTAATTGATTATGCTTTGTCCACGTACAATGAGAAGCTGTTCCATCATTTGATGAACGGTGAAGATATGGATACAGAAGAGACGGAATCAACGTCAAGCGAAAGCATGTCCCAAGCAGATTTCATTAAACAGGTGAATCTTAGAGCTTGGATTTAA
- a CDS encoding ABC transporter permease subunit: MSSTWVLYRKEMLEMACSYKLIWIPVVFIILGIMQPLTTYYLPEILKASGDVPPGLLEGYEIPSAAAVMAQALGQYGTIGMLVLALGSMNTLAGERYSGTMELILVRPVSPAAIVIAKWTAQLTLLIVALGLGAAGAAYYTEQLIGSLSWGDVVVASGVYGLWLLCVVSATLLFSAFLRPPVAAFLALALMAGLSLGQSLLPSWFEWTPAGLSGLSAGILTDGEGFRTGPYLSAGLLILLSIIGASLLTRKNNLPD, translated from the coding sequence ATGAGCAGCACCTGGGTCCTTTATCGAAAAGAAATGCTCGAGATGGCTTGTAGTTATAAGCTAATCTGGATACCTGTCGTGTTCATCATTTTAGGCATTATGCAGCCGTTAACCACTTATTATTTGCCGGAAATATTAAAAGCTTCAGGAGATGTGCCCCCAGGTCTGCTGGAGGGGTATGAAATACCGAGTGCCGCAGCTGTGATGGCGCAAGCTCTGGGACAGTATGGAACGATTGGAATGCTGGTGTTGGCGCTTGGCTCTATGAACACTTTAGCTGGTGAACGGTATAGCGGAACTATGGAGTTAATTCTAGTAAGACCCGTTTCTCCGGCAGCAATAGTAATCGCTAAATGGACAGCTCAACTTACACTGCTTATTGTTGCTCTTGGACTGGGTGCAGCGGGTGCTGCTTATTACACAGAGCAGCTGATTGGTTCACTATCATGGGGCGATGTTGTCGTAGCTTCTGGAGTGTATGGTTTGTGGCTATTATGTGTTGTCTCGGCAACGCTGTTGTTCAGTGCTTTTTTAAGACCTCCTGTAGCTGCTTTTTTAGCGCTGGCGCTAATGGCTGGGTTGTCTTTAGGCCAAAGTTTATTGCCCTCATGGTTTGAATGGACACCAGCGGGGCTTTCCGGTTTGTCAGCAGGAATTCTTACAGATGGAGAAGGCTTTAGAACAGGTCCATATCTTTCAGCGGGCTTACTGATCTTACTAAGCATCATCGGTGCCTCACTTTTGACAAGAAAAAATAACTTGCCTGATTAA
- a CDS encoding ABC transporter ATP-binding protein, producing the protein MSLLQVTNLRKSYGAHISVHDISFEIEKGRCVALLGPNGAGKTTTLRMLAGLLEPTSGMISFEGSRPGAEYRKGLGYVPQSPAFYGWMTGQEYVVFAAKLSGMGTKEATSSALESLKRVGLKDDARRRIGGYSGGMKQRLGLAQALVHRPRLLLLDEPVSALDPIGRRDVMELLREIREETTVVFSTHVLHDAEEICDDIILMNHGIIAEQGSLSQLRSQYSLPVIRLRTEKHKEAIQWLESLSSKPFVLESQLSGDHAVFNVNDVEMARRTILHEATQLEIPLLQFEAGSSTLEDLFMKVVGV; encoded by the coding sequence ATGTCACTCCTTCAAGTTACAAATTTACGCAAAAGCTATGGGGCGCATATTTCCGTACATGATATAAGCTTTGAGATTGAAAAAGGACGGTGTGTAGCTCTACTGGGGCCTAATGGTGCTGGAAAGACGACCACACTACGTATGCTGGCTGGACTTTTAGAACCTACCTCTGGAATGATTTCTTTTGAGGGGAGCCGCCCTGGAGCAGAATATCGCAAGGGATTAGGATATGTACCCCAGTCTCCAGCCTTTTACGGGTGGATGACTGGACAGGAGTATGTAGTATTTGCTGCAAAGCTTAGTGGAATGGGGACCAAAGAAGCGACAAGCAGCGCATTAGAATCGCTTAAGCGTGTAGGTCTCAAAGACGATGCTCGTCGCAGGATTGGTGGTTATTCCGGGGGGATGAAGCAGCGGCTGGGTCTCGCACAGGCGCTTGTGCATCGCCCTCGACTTCTTTTGCTGGATGAGCCTGTATCTGCACTTGATCCGATTGGCCGCAGGGATGTGATGGAATTGCTACGAGAAATACGTGAAGAGACAACAGTAGTTTTCTCCACGCATGTGCTGCATGACGCAGAAGAGATTTGTGATGATATTATTTTAATGAATCATGGAATAATTGCAGAGCAGGGGTCTTTGTCGCAGCTTCGTTCACAATACAGCCTTCCTGTTATTCGTTTACGTACCGAGAAGCACAAAGAAGCTATTCAGTGGCTGGAATCTCTTTCCTCCAAGCCGTTTGTACTGGAGTCTCAGTTGTCCGGAGATCATGCGGTCTTCAATGTGAACGATGTAGAAATGGCCCGCCGGACGATTTTGCACGAAGCGACACAGCTTGAAATTCCATTGCTGCAATTTGAAGCAGGCTCTTCCACATTAGAGGATTTATTTATGAAGGTGGTGGGCGTATGA
- a CDS encoding PLD nuclease N-terminal domain-containing protein: protein MEDVNWGLIMPLIILQALLAIIGLISLAKADSVRGPKWMWIIIIIFGNMLGSIAYFTIGRKDV from the coding sequence ATGGAAGATGTAAATTGGGGTTTAATTATGCCGTTGATCATTTTACAGGCTTTACTGGCTATTATCGGTTTGATTTCTTTAGCCAAAGCCGATAGCGTGCGTGGCCCAAAATGGATGTGGATCATCATTATTATTTTTGGAAATATGCTTGGCAGTATAGCTTATTTTACGATAGGAAGGAAAGATGTCTAA
- a CDS encoding YxlC family protein, which yields MERDKDKESELYLHKLSDELDRLDAQYNDITPPSLQELERLMADASVHRKSTERKELLLFWGISLILICAFLSILGSAPMIYWIIQAIIPIAGLSALGIARIRRNREGAQE from the coding sequence ATGGAGAGGGATAAAGATAAGGAGTCTGAGTTGTATTTGCACAAGCTTTCAGATGAGCTTGACCGGTTAGATGCACAATATAATGACATCACACCACCTTCATTACAGGAACTGGAGAGGTTAATGGCTGATGCCTCTGTGCATAGAAAGAGCACGGAACGTAAAGAGCTGCTGTTATTCTGGGGGATATCGTTGATCCTGATCTGCGCATTTCTGTCCATTCTCGGTTCTGCGCCGATGATCTATTGGATTATTCAAGCGATTATTCCTATTGCGGGACTCAGTGCTCTAGGAATAGCGAGGATCAGGAGGAATAGAGAAGGTGCACAAGAATGA
- the sigY gene encoding RNA polymerase sigma factor SigY — MSDQSLERIRRAQQGDTSALSSLLQEHYTFLFKYLIKVTMDPLLAEDLVQDTMVRCMEKINTYNGTSSFSSWLITIATRIFIDRKRRWKREAEWKQREQQEQGIRSIRWRFESRGEEWSEVLDSLSRLPSAQRVAVLLKHYYGYSYDEIGEIMRVPSGTVKSRVSLGLNQLRKELNEDGEG, encoded by the coding sequence ATGAGCGATCAGTCGCTGGAGAGAATCAGACGGGCACAGCAGGGAGATACTTCAGCACTGTCTTCACTGCTGCAAGAACACTATACCTTTTTATTCAAATATTTAATCAAGGTGACCATGGACCCGTTGCTGGCAGAGGATCTTGTACAGGACACCATGGTCAGATGTATGGAAAAAATCAATACCTATAACGGAACTTCTTCATTCTCCTCTTGGTTAATCACAATTGCTACCAGAATATTTATTGATCGAAAGCGACGATGGAAGCGTGAAGCGGAATGGAAGCAGCGGGAGCAACAGGAACAGGGGATCCGTTCGATTCGTTGGCGGTTTGAGAGCAGGGGGGAGGAATGGAGTGAAGTGCTGGATTCCCTCTCCAGACTACCTTCTGCGCAAAGAGTAGCTGTGCTACTGAAGCATTATTATGGCTATAGCTACGACGAAATTGGCGAAATCATGCGAGTTCCTTCAGGCACAGTCAAGTCGCGTGTATCCCTTGGTCTTAACCAACTACGAAAGGAGCTGAATGAGGATGGAGAGGGATAA
- a CDS encoding MBL fold metallo-hydrolase, with protein sequence MLNIRSFNLGPLQTNAYLLTGADPAKGIIIDPGMNPAALVRSIEGMEIEAILLTHAHFDHMGGVDEIRKAKKCPVYLHPLESEWLSSPKLNGSLMWPEVSPPLTTDPAEYDLAEGQVLQFIGHTFRVYHTPGHSPGSVSFLCGNDLFSGDVLFKMGVGRTDLPGGRERDLFDSIRGKLYKMDDEVKVYPGHGPRTTIGFEKIRNPYVQI encoded by the coding sequence ATGCTAAATATACGTTCATTTAATCTAGGTCCGCTTCAGACGAATGCCTACTTACTGACAGGTGCGGATCCTGCGAAGGGTATCATTATAGATCCCGGTATGAATCCTGCTGCATTAGTGCGGAGTATCGAAGGGATGGAGATCGAAGCTATTTTGTTAACACATGCACATTTTGACCATATGGGCGGTGTAGACGAAATTCGTAAAGCTAAGAAATGCCCTGTTTATTTACATCCACTTGAAAGTGAATGGCTAAGTAGCCCCAAGCTGAACGGTTCGCTAATGTGGCCGGAAGTGTCACCTCCTTTAACTACAGATCCTGCGGAATATGATCTGGCAGAAGGACAAGTTCTGCAGTTCATTGGACACACCTTCCGTGTGTACCATACACCTGGTCACTCTCCAGGCAGTGTAAGTTTCCTTTGTGGAAATGATCTATTCTCCGGAGATGTACTGTTTAAGATGGGGGTTGGACGCACAGATTTGCCTGGTGGTAGGGAACGAGATCTGTTCGATTCAATTCGGGGCAAGCTATACAAAATGGATGATGAAGTGAAGGTTTATCCAGGTCATGGCCCACGGACAACCATTGGATTTGAAAAGATTCGCAACCCTTATGTTCAAATATAA
- a CDS encoding thioredoxin family protein: protein MKQNVAHKFGKGLTPRQFVESMTKNQQDFESWYEKFTWEDESDKEYFESLNHRDDMRVLILAADWCGDVIRNVPAVFRILETAGMKTEVFILEENPELMDDFLTMGGRSVPVVIFADTGGYVLGHWGPRPEHVQSIMREFKRENPDREAADYDSKIAEARKAMGQAYGEGTEYQIVIAKELRSLISGF from the coding sequence ATGAAGCAGAATGTAGCTCATAAGTTTGGAAAAGGCCTAACACCGCGCCAATTCGTAGAAAGTATGACGAAGAATCAACAGGATTTTGAATCCTGGTATGAGAAGTTTACTTGGGAAGATGAGAGCGATAAGGAATATTTCGAAAGTCTGAACCATCGCGACGATATGCGGGTACTTATCCTTGCAGCGGATTGGTGTGGAGACGTGATACGCAACGTTCCTGCTGTATTCCGTATTCTGGAGACGGCTGGAATGAAAACAGAGGTATTCATTTTGGAAGAGAATCCGGAGCTTATGGATGATTTCTTGACCATGGGTGGAAGATCTGTCCCAGTCGTGATTTTTGCAGATACTGGCGGATATGTGCTCGGACATTGGGGTCCTAGACCAGAGCATGTGCAGAGTATAATGAGAGAGTTCAAACGTGAGAATCCTGATCGTGAGGCCGCTGATTACGACAGCAAAATCGCAGAAGCACGTAAGGCCATGGGGCAAGCCTATGGGGAAGGAACGGAATATCAGATAGTTATCGCAAAAGAACTGCGTAGTCTGATTTCCGGATTCTAG
- a CDS encoding DedA family protein, with amino-acid sequence MHVISDLISTLFEWIQSLGYFGIMIGLMIEVIPSEIVLAFGGFLVWSGDINFFGAVLFGTIGGVIAQIFVYWIGRYGGRPVLEKYGKYILIQKKHIDHSEEWFNKYGTGVIFTARFIPVVRHAISVPAGISKMPLGKFTLLTTLAVIPWSALFVYLGMTLGNKWEDIDKVAAKYTNEIILVAIALIIIYFVFKWYKSKKKGTTK; translated from the coding sequence TTGCATGTTATTTCTGATCTGATCTCGACATTGTTTGAATGGATTCAGAGTCTTGGTTATTTTGGGATTATGATCGGACTTATGATTGAAGTCATTCCGAGTGAAATTGTACTGGCTTTCGGCGGGTTTTTAGTATGGAGTGGAGATATTAATTTTTTTGGTGCCGTATTATTCGGTACGATCGGCGGAGTCATTGCACAGATTTTTGTATATTGGATTGGCCGTTATGGTGGCAGACCTGTTCTGGAGAAATACGGGAAATATATTCTTATTCAAAAGAAGCATATTGACCATTCCGAGGAGTGGTTCAATAAGTATGGGACTGGCGTAATCTTTACAGCACGTTTTATTCCCGTTGTTCGTCATGCCATTTCCGTTCCAGCCGGGATATCGAAAATGCCTTTAGGTAAGTTCACTTTGTTGACTACGCTTGCTGTTATTCCATGGAGTGCTTTGTTTGTATATCTGGGTATGACCTTGGGGAATAAATGGGAAGATATTGACAAAGTAGCAGCTAAGTATACCAACGAAATTATACTTGTAGCGATCGCTCTGATCATCATTTACTTTGTGTTTAAATGGTACAAATCCAAGAAAAAGGGGACTACAAAATGA
- a CDS encoding glucose 1-dehydrogenase has product MILTNKVAVVTGAGSGIGEAIALLFAQQGAMVIAADIHLENVEAVAKNAEQGKGNGVVYPVEADVSKEEDTQRMIDAASTQFGGLHILVNNAGIMDKMTPAHEITDDLWEKVFAVNVTGPMRAIRKVLPIFMAQESGCIINVASIGGLEGSRAGVAYTASKHAVIGMSKNIGFQYSKLGIRCNAIAPGGVKTNIDLSNPSAFGSQKAGEGMASMPRTGESSEIASIALFLASDAASFVNGTVITADAGWTAY; this is encoded by the coding sequence ATGATACTAACTAATAAAGTTGCAGTTGTTACAGGTGCCGGTTCTGGGATAGGGGAAGCAATTGCTCTCCTTTTTGCCCAGCAAGGGGCTATGGTTATTGCTGCAGACATCCATCTGGAGAATGTTGAAGCGGTGGCCAAGAATGCAGAACAAGGTAAGGGCAACGGGGTGGTTTATCCTGTAGAGGCAGATGTCTCGAAGGAAGAGGATACCCAGCGAATGATTGATGCCGCGAGTACACAATTTGGCGGACTCCATATACTCGTTAACAATGCGGGGATTATGGATAAAATGACGCCGGCTCATGAAATCACAGATGACTTATGGGAGAAAGTGTTTGCGGTTAACGTCACCGGTCCCATGAGAGCCATTCGTAAGGTGCTGCCGATTTTTATGGCACAGGAAAGTGGATGTATCATCAATGTAGCTTCTATTGGTGGCTTAGAAGGATCTCGTGCAGGGGTGGCCTATACTGCCTCCAAGCATGCTGTCATCGGTATGTCCAAGAATATAGGGTTTCAGTACTCGAAGCTTGGAATTCGCTGCAATGCCATAGCGCCGGGTGGAGTAAAGACTAATATTGATTTGTCTAATCCGAGTGCTTTTGGTAGTCAAAAAGCCGGAGAAGGTATGGCGTCGATGCCACGAACAGGGGAAAGCAGCGAGATCGCATCGATAGCTTTATTTTTGGCTTCAGATGCTGCGAGCTTCGTGAATGGAACGGTAATAACGGCGGATGCCGGATGGACCGCTTATTAA
- a CDS encoding autorepressor SdpR family transcription factor, which translates to MNESFKALADPTRRQIIRLLREKDRTAGEIADFFNMSKPSISHHLNALKHADLVQDERKGQFIMYSLNTTVLEEVLGWLLELTGTGKQTETKSKSLDGKQSRQNIDSEKEAD; encoded by the coding sequence ATGAATGAGTCTTTCAAAGCATTAGCTGACCCTACCCGTCGCCAAATCATTCGGTTACTAAGGGAGAAAGACCGAACCGCAGGTGAAATTGCCGATTTTTTCAACATGTCTAAGCCAAGCATTTCTCACCATCTGAATGCACTGAAGCATGCCGATCTCGTACAGGATGAACGAAAAGGTCAATTCATTATGTATTCATTAAATACGACGGTTCTCGAAGAGGTTCTTGGCTGGCTGCTCGAGCTAACAGGTACTGGAAAGCAAACGGAGACTAAAAGCAAATCGTTGGACGGAAAGCAAAGCCGTCAGAATATCGATTCTGAGAAGGAGGCTGATTGA